The following proteins are encoded in a genomic region of Xenopus laevis strain J_2021 chromosome 3L, Xenopus_laevis_v10.1, whole genome shotgun sequence:
- the depdc4.L gene encoding DEP domain-containing protein 4, whose amino-acid sequence MAAELTSRFRRIRSMGELRARRRGCVGPFQATQLWNSIIHALKTQVEVKSRRQHLRTYHNCFTGSDAVDVVLCHLMQNMFLSSLDLSRTKGIQLCQALMDHKIFEPLNVKVFKTETEQVFEDSNNHFYRFIESKGPVELLAGEKVKRRSRSGYASTISNPRALDTENEKLHQLLNCICEHPNANLNPTLTKPVHAISQKDTENIWKQQIILRLLQLIEIPMLEDIFESPVKTDQKKNFSDLIVSNTFLDREILQTLNLPKLDRWLITAVDCLEYFPDQQIVMLAQQLPHSSNLNEDIDLCKKMLFDLIAKYYTQEREAFLNSLHLNFLMGIIELLECGKQAQALEAVQLYLKLLVPKAKEELRRLLTFMAVASELDSYKVHKQFDNKMVVVRTFTKVLVQNTTIPKQQCEDFTTFLLENYTEIFKTPIILLDLVSTKLRSLHNGMDPDTISGFTFCQQWTPEEYDKLQHHYTACELQQLKEEIGRNSAIPEKKKKKILKEFHKYHPSA is encoded by the exons ATGGCGGCAGAATTGACTTCCAGGTTTCGCCGGATCCGCAGTATGGGAGAGCTCAGAGCTCGCAGGAGAG gctgtgTGGGACCGTTCCAAGCCACCCAGTTATGGAACAGCATCATTCATGCTTTGAAAACTCAAGTGGAAGTCAAGAGCCGACGTCAGCATCTAAGAACATATCATAACTGCTTTACTGGTTCTGATGCAGTGGATGTGGTGCTTTGCCATCTTATGCAGAATATGTTTTTAAGCAGCCTTGACCTTTCCCGGACTAAAGGAATCCAGCTTTGCCAAGCTCTTATGGATCATAAAATATTTGAGCCTCTTAATGTCAAAGTGTTTAAAACGGAAACAGAACAAGTGTTTGAGGACAGCAATAATCATTTTTATAGGTTTATAGAATCTAAAGGTCCTGTTGAGTTGTTAGCTGGAGAAAAAGTGAAGAGACGATCCAG ATCTGGCTATGCATCAACAATAAGCAACCCAAGGGCTCTGGACACTGAAAATGAAAAGCTACACCAGTTACTTAACTGCATCTGTGAGCATCCCAATGCCAACTTGAATCCGACACTTACTAAACCAGTCCATGCCATTTCACAGAAAG ATACAGAAAATATATGGAAACAGCAGATTATTTTGCGACTTCTTCAGTTAATAGAGATTCCAATGCTGGAAGACATTTTTGAGTCACCAGTTAAAACTGATCAGAAGAAAAACTTTAGTGATCTTATTGTTTCCAATACATTTCTTGACAGAGAGATTCTTCAGACACTTAATTTGCCTAA acTGGACAGATGGCTTATCACTGCTGTTGATTGCTTAGAGTATTTTCCAGATCAACAGATAGTTATGCTAGCTCAACAGCTGCCCCATAGCAGTAACCTTAACGAAGACATCGACTTGTGTAAGAAAATGCTATTTGACCTTATTGCAAAATACTACACACAAGAGAGAGAAGCGTTTCTGAACAGTCTTCATCTGAATTTTCTCATGGGAATCATTGAACTTTTAG AGTGTGGGAAACAAGCCCAAGCCTTAGAAGCTGTACAGCTTTACTTAAAATTGCTAGTTCCAAAAGCAAAGGAAGAGCTTCGCAGACTGCTGACATTCATGGCAGTGGCATCTGAACTTGATAGCTACAAGGTGCACAAGCAG tttgATAATAAAATGGTAGTTGTCAGGACATTTACCAAAGTCCTTGTTCAAAACACAACAATACCAAAACAGCAGTGTGAGGACTTTACAACATTTCTTTTGGAAAATTACACGGAGATCTTTAag ACACCAATTATTTTGTTGGACCTTGTTAGTACCAAACTAAGAAGCTTGCATAACGGGATGGATCCAGACACCATTTCAG GTTTTACATTTTGTCAGCAAT